The Panicum hallii strain FIL2 chromosome 9, PHallii_v3.1, whole genome shotgun sequence genome has a window encoding:
- the LOC112873894 gene encoding B3 domain-containing protein Os03g0619600-like isoform X1: MQISVVMARNGGSRMKKPCDCCKRYLDHLDGKNQSMSCFLRHMTANFKHSMVMPNRFLKNFAGKLSGTIKLVSPNGSLYDVEVTKRFNKVMLRHGWGDFVDAHHIEENNFLLFRHIENSLFEVLILDADGCEKVFSCAGIKNTQSVQDKIVDSVYISSSSFHDPTESSASERLVRCEKGGSSHREKTAKMVATSSSSESSGEDNLSENESFQLDDLQTNPGPNYVLSRGSYLSKAQEERVMALIQEIQPESTVYVAVMRKCHILKPGPYLAIPKGYAFGHFLHERTNVTLQRPGKSKKWHPRFYQRKDKRMYMLRGQWLDFVRDNHVQVEDICILVPAKGGRRFTFTVYLLHATATHSRGGTAFQRVGSFHGRSSTKMASAVHIKEASSDDHVSSDSDKDEASHKSLKSNSGGPSEAPYIVSSKSCLSQSQKKIVEEKVRAIQSEVPVFVAIMKKMNADVTYRYCIMELGKRFAAPHLPHRGQTVLLQCMKKVWKTKMVIHSGSRRWFLVGGWTTFVRDNGLRVGDICLFELKKKGELTMRVHIISREQF, from the exons ATGCAAATTTCAGTTGTCATGGCTAGAAATGGTGGTTCCCGAATGAAGAAACCTTGTGATTGTTGCAAAAGATACTTGGACCATTTAGATGGAAAGAATCAAAGTATGAGCTGCTTCCTTAGGCATATGACTGCCAATTTTAAGCATAGCATG GTCATGCCGAACAGATTTCTGAAGAACTTCGCTGGAAAGTTGTCAGGAACCATCAAGTTAGTCTCCCCTAACGGTAGTCTATATGATGTTGAAGTTACAAAGCGCTTTAATAAGGTAATGCTCCGACATGGATGGGGGGATTTTGTTGATGCCCATCACATAGAAGAGAACAACTTCTTGCTGTTCAGACACATTGAGAACTCACTTTTTGAGGTTCTAATCCTCGATGCTGATGGCTGTGAGAAAGTGTTTTCTTGTGCTGGCATAAAAAACACCCAAAGTGTTCAAGATAAAATAGTAGATTCTGTTTATATTTCAAGCAGCTCTTTTCATGACCCCACGGAATCATCAGCAAGTGAAAGACTAGTTAGATGCGAGAAGGGTGGCTCCAGTCATCGTGAAAAAACTGCAAAGATGGTTGCAACATCCTCATCGTCTGAGAGCTCAG GGGAAGACAATTTATCGGAAAATGAATCTTTTCAGTTGGATGATCTCCAGACCAACCCAGGGCCTAATTATGTTTTATCCCGTGGAAGTTATCTTTCTAAAGCACAAGAGGAGAGAGTAATGGCGCTTATACAGGAAATTCAACCTGAAAGTACTGTTTACGTAGCAGTCATGAGGAAATGCCATATTTTGAAACCAGGTCCTTATCTG GCAATTCCTAAGGGATATGCATTTGGACATTTCCTGCATGAAAGAACAAATGTTACACTTCAGAGGCCAGGCAAGAGCAAGAAGTGGCACCCCAGATTCTACCAAAGGAAAGATAAACGTATGTACATGCTCAGAGGACAGTGGTTAGACTTTGTCCGTGACAATCATGTGCAGGTGGAAGATATCTGCATACTTGTACCAGCGAAGGGTGGGAGAAGATTCACATTTACAGTCTATCTACTTCACGCAACAGCAACTCATTCCAGGGGTGGAACTGCTTTTCAAAGGGTTGGGTCGTTCCATGGTAGATCAAGCACAAAGATGGCTTCAGCTGTTCATATTAAGGAGGCATCAAGCGATG ACCATGTTTCCTCGGACAGTGACAAGGATGAAGCTTCTCACAAATCTCTCAAGAGCAACTCTGGTGGTCCTTCGGAGGCTCCCTACATTGTATCATCCAAGAGCTGTCTATCTCAATCCCAAAAGAAGATTGTTGAAGAGAAAGTGCGAGCCATTCAATCTGAAGTCCCCGTTTTTGTGGCAATCATGAAGAAGATGAATGCTGATGTCACTTACCGTTACTGCATTATG GAATTAGGAAAACGATTCGCGGCCCCACATCTTCCACATAGAGGGCAAACTGTGCTGCTCCAGTGCATGAAGAAGGTATGGAAGACCAAAATGGTGATCCATAGTGGAAGTAGAAGGTGGTTCCTAGTAGGAGGCTGGACCACTTTTGTTCGTGACAATGGTCTGCGAGTAGGAGATATCTGTTTGTTTGAActcaagaagaaaggggagctTACCATGAGGGTCCATATCATCTCCAGGGAGCAGTTTTAG
- the LOC112873894 gene encoding B3 domain-containing protein Os03g0619600-like isoform X2, whose amino-acid sequence MARNGGSRMKKPCDCCKRYLDHLDGKNQSMSCFLRHMTANFKHSMVMPNRFLKNFAGKLSGTIKLVSPNGSLYDVEVTKRFNKVMLRHGWGDFVDAHHIEENNFLLFRHIENSLFEVLILDADGCEKVFSCAGIKNTQSVQDKIVDSVYISSSSFHDPTESSASERLVRCEKGGSSHREKTAKMVATSSSSESSGEDNLSENESFQLDDLQTNPGPNYVLSRGSYLSKAQEERVMALIQEIQPESTVYVAVMRKCHILKPGPYLAIPKGYAFGHFLHERTNVTLQRPGKSKKWHPRFYQRKDKRMYMLRGQWLDFVRDNHVQVEDICILVPAKGGRRFTFTVYLLHATATHSRGGTAFQRVGSFHGRSSTKMASAVHIKEASSDDHVSSDSDKDEASHKSLKSNSGGPSEAPYIVSSKSCLSQSQKKIVEEKVRAIQSEVPVFVAIMKKMNADVTYRYCIMELGKRFAAPHLPHRGQTVLLQCMKKVWKTKMVIHSGSRRWFLVGGWTTFVRDNGLRVGDICLFELKKKGELTMRVHIISREQF is encoded by the exons ATGGCTAGAAATGGTGGTTCCCGAATGAAGAAACCTTGTGATTGTTGCAAAAGATACTTGGACCATTTAGATGGAAAGAATCAAAGTATGAGCTGCTTCCTTAGGCATATGACTGCCAATTTTAAGCATAGCATG GTCATGCCGAACAGATTTCTGAAGAACTTCGCTGGAAAGTTGTCAGGAACCATCAAGTTAGTCTCCCCTAACGGTAGTCTATATGATGTTGAAGTTACAAAGCGCTTTAATAAGGTAATGCTCCGACATGGATGGGGGGATTTTGTTGATGCCCATCACATAGAAGAGAACAACTTCTTGCTGTTCAGACACATTGAGAACTCACTTTTTGAGGTTCTAATCCTCGATGCTGATGGCTGTGAGAAAGTGTTTTCTTGTGCTGGCATAAAAAACACCCAAAGTGTTCAAGATAAAATAGTAGATTCTGTTTATATTTCAAGCAGCTCTTTTCATGACCCCACGGAATCATCAGCAAGTGAAAGACTAGTTAGATGCGAGAAGGGTGGCTCCAGTCATCGTGAAAAAACTGCAAAGATGGTTGCAACATCCTCATCGTCTGAGAGCTCAG GGGAAGACAATTTATCGGAAAATGAATCTTTTCAGTTGGATGATCTCCAGACCAACCCAGGGCCTAATTATGTTTTATCCCGTGGAAGTTATCTTTCTAAAGCACAAGAGGAGAGAGTAATGGCGCTTATACAGGAAATTCAACCTGAAAGTACTGTTTACGTAGCAGTCATGAGGAAATGCCATATTTTGAAACCAGGTCCTTATCTG GCAATTCCTAAGGGATATGCATTTGGACATTTCCTGCATGAAAGAACAAATGTTACACTTCAGAGGCCAGGCAAGAGCAAGAAGTGGCACCCCAGATTCTACCAAAGGAAAGATAAACGTATGTACATGCTCAGAGGACAGTGGTTAGACTTTGTCCGTGACAATCATGTGCAGGTGGAAGATATCTGCATACTTGTACCAGCGAAGGGTGGGAGAAGATTCACATTTACAGTCTATCTACTTCACGCAACAGCAACTCATTCCAGGGGTGGAACTGCTTTTCAAAGGGTTGGGTCGTTCCATGGTAGATCAAGCACAAAGATGGCTTCAGCTGTTCATATTAAGGAGGCATCAAGCGATG ACCATGTTTCCTCGGACAGTGACAAGGATGAAGCTTCTCACAAATCTCTCAAGAGCAACTCTGGTGGTCCTTCGGAGGCTCCCTACATTGTATCATCCAAGAGCTGTCTATCTCAATCCCAAAAGAAGATTGTTGAAGAGAAAGTGCGAGCCATTCAATCTGAAGTCCCCGTTTTTGTGGCAATCATGAAGAAGATGAATGCTGATGTCACTTACCGTTACTGCATTATG GAATTAGGAAAACGATTCGCGGCCCCACATCTTCCACATAGAGGGCAAACTGTGCTGCTCCAGTGCATGAAGAAGGTATGGAAGACCAAAATGGTGATCCATAGTGGAAGTAGAAGGTGGTTCCTAGTAGGAGGCTGGACCACTTTTGTTCGTGACAATGGTCTGCGAGTAGGAGATATCTGTTTGTTTGAActcaagaagaaaggggagctTACCATGAGGGTCCATATCATCTCCAGGGAGCAGTTTTAG